In the Acropora muricata isolate sample 2 chromosome 1, ASM3666990v1, whole genome shotgun sequence genome, one interval contains:
- the LOC136926792 gene encoding substance-K receptor-like produces MANYSQQQIETSSVSTFTCSASDCIAWLTVFGIEAVAIVTLNALTITVYLKERSLRKRSMYLVINQAFADMFSGASIFYFIPISAYRWELWTPNPPLSDELIFLMVALGYVSPIASFINLGAISLERTHATFRPFKHRLVKKKVFGAVAAVVWITAGAFSAGIAPNFAFKPPFSKLIGIFAISWLSFGLFCLLTIIVSYSSIAIKIVYGTQPHHGFAKKYLELNPMNRNECGRPDDLIGLDEIAEVKFDVK; encoded by the exons ATGGCTAATTACTCTCAGCAGcaaatcgaaacttcatctGTCTCAACGTTTACGTGTTCTGCATCTGACTGCATTGCCTGGCTAACAGTGTTTGGCATTGAGGCTGTTGCTATAGTGACgttgaatgcccttacaatcactgtttacctgaaagagcgcagtcttcgcaagcgcagcatgtacttggtgatcaaccAAGCTTTTGCTGATATGTTTTCTGGGGCCagtattttctattttattccaATTTCGGCATACCGGTGGGAACTTTGGACGCCCAATCCGCCGCTTAGTGACGAGTTAATTTTTCTTATGGTTGCCTTAGGGTATGTCTCACCCATAGCATCATTTATTAACCTGGGAGCGATTTCTTTGGAGCGaacgcacgcaacgtttcgtccctTCAAGCATCGTCTcgtcaaaaaaaaagtctttggaGCCGTTGCAGCTgttgtttggattacagctggggCATTTTCAGCTGGCATTGCCCCAAACTTTGCCTTTAAACCTCCATTTTCTAAACTAATCGGCATCTTTGCTATCTCATGGCTATCATTTGGCTTGTTCTGCCTTTTAACTATCATTGTTTCTTATTCGtctatagctataaaaattgtctatGGAACTCAGCCTCACCACG GCTTCGCAAAAAAGTATTTGGAATTAAATCCAATGAATCGAAACGAATGCGGTCGACCAGATGACCTCATTGGATTGGATGAGATCGCCGAAGTAAAGTTTGATGTGAAATGA